Proteins encoded within one genomic window of Triticum aestivum cultivar Chinese Spring chromosome 2D, IWGSC CS RefSeq v2.1, whole genome shotgun sequence:
- the LOC123053320 gene encoding probable receptor-like protein kinase At1g49730 isoform X1 has translation MRRPGPVLCAALAVALLAPLPPAAIAADCPLDFSWPNFALIASVCSDQNGHSKCCRYINAVLAVSSAMYANTTGTLGVPSELADACISNISDTFVSNGILPTAASFCGLGIKIQASYQCVGMTTILQMLQSPNFSDVTRNCATSLPDDVSCKRCLNSGLSYLRHLVGEQDNVTLNTCRDAAFVAFVSQGNISTLDTAGCFFSVQGLSALQVNISTSSPAGYPAPNISPSPFASQIPGEHVAEVPSNHHRSYKRVLFPAIGALVTGLSVTLLVVLILLIRRKCKELEKIEGINPLKVLSSCVTKGQEGTSTIFGRFSYAEMRRATRNFSTTLGGNDNATIFKGQLSNGSVVAIKRIESSPKQDQLAFCKEMEFLGRLHHRHLVGLKGYCLTKFERFQVYEYMENGSLKDHLHSSGKLLLPWKNRIQIAIDVANALEYLHFYCDPPLYHGDIKPSNVLLDKNYLAKLAGCGCSNGGNTIVSSTPGTVKIQATPVPCVYLRAGYVDPDYVVTQELTAKSDVYSYGVLLLELVTGRPVVQDDRSLVEWSRELIGTDYRLHELVDPAVADTFDLDELQVMADVIHWCTHKDGGARPSMKQVLRILYERLDPLSGGFARAVEVEQGYYYGGQSGRKAKEWQQRPRDGGGDVIQFSGEPRCLPSSSSTSRSHCSRTVPLEGNSPEPQSPAHADRGGFFA, from the exons ATGCGGCGTCCAGGGCCGGTCCTCTGCGCGGCGCTGGCCGTCGCGCTCCTGGCCCCGCTTCCGCCCGCGGCGATCGCGGCAG ATTGTCCGTTGGATTTCAGTTGGCCAAACTTTGCGCTGATAGCTTCTGTATGCTCGGATCAGAATGGCCACTCAAAGTGTTGCCGCTATATCAATGCCGTCCTCGCGGTCTCTTCTGCAATGTATGCGAACACAACAGGCACTCTTGGGGTTCCATCTGAACTTGCCGATGCCTGTATTAGCAATATCTCAGACACCTTCGTGTCCAATGGGATACTTCCTACTGCAGCTTCGTTTTGTGGCCTCGGGATCAAGATTCAGGCGTCCTATCAGTGCGTTGGGATGACTACTATCCTCCAAATGTTACAGTCTCCGAATTTCAGTGATGTGACTAGAAATTGTGCAACCTCACTTCCAGATGACGTCAGCTGCAAGAGATGCTTAAATTCTGGTTTGTCATACCTCCGCCATCTTGTGGGGGAACAAGATAATGTCACATTGAATACCTGCCGTGACGCTGCCTTTGTTGCTTTTGTGAGTCAAGGGAACATATCTACTCTTGATACGGCGGGTTGCTTTTTCAGCGTTCAGGGGCTGAGTGCTCTTCAAG TGAACATCTCGACATCATCCCCAGCTGGATATCCTGCACCAAATATTTCTCCCAGTCCATTTGCATCGCAAATTCCTGGGGAACATGTTGCTGAAGTGCCATCCAACCATCATCGTAGTTACAAGCGTGTACTATTCCCTGCTATCGGGGCCTTGGTTACAGGATTATCAGTTACACTACTGGTAGTACTGATTTTACTTATCCGGAGAAAGTGCAAAGAACTAGAAAAGATTGAGGGAATTAACCCTTTGAAAGTGTTGAGTTCCTGTGTCACGAAGGGCCAAGAAG GTACTTCCACCATTTTTGGCAGATTTAGTTATGCAGAAATGAGAAGGGCAACAAGAAACTTTAGCACCACGCTGGGAGGGAATGATAATGCAACAATATTCAAAGGACAACTGAGCAATGGTTCTGTGGTTGCCATTAAGCGCATAGAGAGCTCACCAAAACAAGATCAGCTGGCATTCTGCAAAGAAATGGAATTTCTTGGGCGTCTGCATCATCGACATCTTGTTGGACTTAAAGGATATTGTTTAACAAAATTTGAGAG GTTCCAGGTTTATGAATACATGGAAAATGGAAGCCTTAAGGATCACCTTCATT CGTCAGGTAAACTTCTGCTGCCGTGGAAAAATAGGATCCAAATCGCTATTGATGTTGCGAATGCTTTG GAGTACCTTCATTTCTATTGTGATCCTCCATTGTACCATGGAGACATAAAGCCTAGCAATGTCCTCCTGGACAAGAATTATCTCGCAAAG CTTGCTGGGTGTGGCTGCTCAAATGGTGGCAATACCATCGTCAGTTCCACCCCAGGGACTGTCAAGATCCAGGCAACTCCTG TACCGTGCGTATATCTCCGTGCAGGGTACGTAGACCCCGATTACGTGGTGACCCAGGAGCTGACGGCCAAGAGCGACGTGTACAGCTAcggcgtgctgctgctggagctcgtCACCGGGAGGCCCGTGGTGCAGGACGACCGGAGCCTCGTGGAGTGGTCCCGCGAGCTCATCGGCACCGACTACCGCCTCCACGAGCTGGTGGACCCGGCGGTGGCGGACACGTTCGACCTGGACGAGCTGCAGGTGATGGCGGACGTGATCCACTGGTGCACCCACAAGGACGGCGGGGCGCGGCCGTCGATGAAGCAGGTCCTCCGGATCCTCTACGAGCGGCTGGACCCGCTGTCCGGCGGGTTCGCGCGCGCCGTGGAGGTCGAGCAGGGGTACTACTACGGCGGGCAGAGCGGGAGGAAGGCGAAAGAGTGGCAGCAGCGGCCGCGGGATGGCGGCGGAGACGTGATCCAGTTCAGCGGCGAGCCAAGGTGCCTGCCGTCGTCGTCCAGCACGTCCAGGTCCCACTGCAGCCGCACCGTGCCGCTGGAGGGCAACTCGCCGGAGCCCCAGTCGCCAGCCCACGCCGACCGCGGCGGGTTCTTCGCCTGA
- the LOC123053320 gene encoding probable receptor-like protein kinase At1g49730 isoform X2 — protein MRRPGPVLCAALAVALLAPLPPAAIAADCPLDFSWPNFALIASVCSDQNGHSKCCRYINAVLAVSSAMYANTTGTLGVPSELADACISNISDTFVSNGILPTAASFCGLGIKIQASYQCVGMTTILQMLQSPNFSDVTRNCATSLPDDVSCKRCLNSGLSYLRHLVGEQDNVTLNTCRDAAFVAFVSQGNISTLDTAGCFFSVQGLSALQVNISTSSPAGYPAPNISPSPFASQIPGEHVAEVPSNHHRSYKRVLFPAIGALVTGLSVTLLVVLILLIRRKCKELEKIEGINPLKVLSSCVTKGQEGTSTIFGRFSYAEMRRATRNFSTTLGGNDNATIFKGQLSNGSVVAIKRIESSPKQDQLAFCKEMEFLGRLHHRHLVGLKGYCLTKFERFQVYEYMENGSLKDHLHSSGKLLLPWKNRIQIAIDVANALEYLHFYCDPPLYHGDIKPSNVLLDKNYLAKLAGCGCSNGGNTIVSSTPGTVKIQATPGYVDPDYVVTQELTAKSDVYSYGVLLLELVTGRPVVQDDRSLVEWSRELIGTDYRLHELVDPAVADTFDLDELQVMADVIHWCTHKDGGARPSMKQVLRILYERLDPLSGGFARAVEVEQGYYYGGQSGRKAKEWQQRPRDGGGDVIQFSGEPRCLPSSSSTSRSHCSRTVPLEGNSPEPQSPAHADRGGFFA, from the exons ATGCGGCGTCCAGGGCCGGTCCTCTGCGCGGCGCTGGCCGTCGCGCTCCTGGCCCCGCTTCCGCCCGCGGCGATCGCGGCAG ATTGTCCGTTGGATTTCAGTTGGCCAAACTTTGCGCTGATAGCTTCTGTATGCTCGGATCAGAATGGCCACTCAAAGTGTTGCCGCTATATCAATGCCGTCCTCGCGGTCTCTTCTGCAATGTATGCGAACACAACAGGCACTCTTGGGGTTCCATCTGAACTTGCCGATGCCTGTATTAGCAATATCTCAGACACCTTCGTGTCCAATGGGATACTTCCTACTGCAGCTTCGTTTTGTGGCCTCGGGATCAAGATTCAGGCGTCCTATCAGTGCGTTGGGATGACTACTATCCTCCAAATGTTACAGTCTCCGAATTTCAGTGATGTGACTAGAAATTGTGCAACCTCACTTCCAGATGACGTCAGCTGCAAGAGATGCTTAAATTCTGGTTTGTCATACCTCCGCCATCTTGTGGGGGAACAAGATAATGTCACATTGAATACCTGCCGTGACGCTGCCTTTGTTGCTTTTGTGAGTCAAGGGAACATATCTACTCTTGATACGGCGGGTTGCTTTTTCAGCGTTCAGGGGCTGAGTGCTCTTCAAG TGAACATCTCGACATCATCCCCAGCTGGATATCCTGCACCAAATATTTCTCCCAGTCCATTTGCATCGCAAATTCCTGGGGAACATGTTGCTGAAGTGCCATCCAACCATCATCGTAGTTACAAGCGTGTACTATTCCCTGCTATCGGGGCCTTGGTTACAGGATTATCAGTTACACTACTGGTAGTACTGATTTTACTTATCCGGAGAAAGTGCAAAGAACTAGAAAAGATTGAGGGAATTAACCCTTTGAAAGTGTTGAGTTCCTGTGTCACGAAGGGCCAAGAAG GTACTTCCACCATTTTTGGCAGATTTAGTTATGCAGAAATGAGAAGGGCAACAAGAAACTTTAGCACCACGCTGGGAGGGAATGATAATGCAACAATATTCAAAGGACAACTGAGCAATGGTTCTGTGGTTGCCATTAAGCGCATAGAGAGCTCACCAAAACAAGATCAGCTGGCATTCTGCAAAGAAATGGAATTTCTTGGGCGTCTGCATCATCGACATCTTGTTGGACTTAAAGGATATTGTTTAACAAAATTTGAGAG GTTCCAGGTTTATGAATACATGGAAAATGGAAGCCTTAAGGATCACCTTCATT CGTCAGGTAAACTTCTGCTGCCGTGGAAAAATAGGATCCAAATCGCTATTGATGTTGCGAATGCTTTG GAGTACCTTCATTTCTATTGTGATCCTCCATTGTACCATGGAGACATAAAGCCTAGCAATGTCCTCCTGGACAAGAATTATCTCGCAAAG CTTGCTGGGTGTGGCTGCTCAAATGGTGGCAATACCATCGTCAGTTCCACCCCAGGGACTGTCAAGATCCAGGCAACTCCTG GGTACGTAGACCCCGATTACGTGGTGACCCAGGAGCTGACGGCCAAGAGCGACGTGTACAGCTAcggcgtgctgctgctggagctcgtCACCGGGAGGCCCGTGGTGCAGGACGACCGGAGCCTCGTGGAGTGGTCCCGCGAGCTCATCGGCACCGACTACCGCCTCCACGAGCTGGTGGACCCGGCGGTGGCGGACACGTTCGACCTGGACGAGCTGCAGGTGATGGCGGACGTGATCCACTGGTGCACCCACAAGGACGGCGGGGCGCGGCCGTCGATGAAGCAGGTCCTCCGGATCCTCTACGAGCGGCTGGACCCGCTGTCCGGCGGGTTCGCGCGCGCCGTGGAGGTCGAGCAGGGGTACTACTACGGCGGGCAGAGCGGGAGGAAGGCGAAAGAGTGGCAGCAGCGGCCGCGGGATGGCGGCGGAGACGTGATCCAGTTCAGCGGCGAGCCAAGGTGCCTGCCGTCGTCGTCCAGCACGTCCAGGTCCCACTGCAGCCGCACCGTGCCGCTGGAGGGCAACTCGCCGGAGCCCCAGTCGCCAGCCCACGCCGACCGCGGCGGGTTCTTCGCCTGA